The Neovison vison isolate M4711 chromosome 13, ASM_NN_V1, whole genome shotgun sequence genome includes a region encoding these proteins:
- the CFAP161 gene encoding cilia- and flagella-associated protein 161: MAQNLYGPGVRMGNWNEDIYLEEERMKDFLEKREKGQLLIQRNRRLKENLLRPMQLSITEDGYLRCGYKVMLVNPDYPETEADLVLGGDLSLCMTLEEIKSPPSDQLEVPCGLSAAQTKIPVGRNTFIILSADRNAMGQVLRYGQNFCLATTGGFEDRTLYLSSDHRTLLRSSKRSWLQEVYLTDEASYLNCWQAAFLDPQFRLEYEGSPVPANAKIILNHSQTNRGLAAHRHLFLSGRFGKEVEVAAHTHLDSHRVEKPRNHWMLVTGNPRRDSSTMLDVPKPPAEDARAPEQDARAPGQGADPGGQ; this comes from the exons ATGGCGCAGAACCTGTATGGTCCGGGAGTGCGAATGGGCAACTGGAATGAGGACATCTACCTGGAGGAG GAGCGCATGAAGGACTtcttggagaagagagaaaagggacagCTTCTCATACAGAGAAATAGAAGACTCAAAGAGAATCTTTTGAGACCG ATGCAGCTTTCCATCACGGAGGACGGGTACCTTCGCTGTGGCTACAAAGTGATGCTTGTGAATCCAGATTACCCTGAGACAGAAGCTGATTTGGTTTTGGGCGGGGACCTGAGCCTCTGCATGACTCTGGAGGAAATTAAATCGCCCCCGAGTGACCAGTTAGAGGTGCCCTGTGGGCTGAGCGCAGCTCAAACCAAGATCCCCGTTGGCAGAAACACTTTCATCATTTTGAG TGCCGACAGAAACGCCATGGGCCAGGTCCTTAGATATGGACAGAACTTCTGCCTGGCAACGACGGGCGGATTCGAAGACAGAACG CTATATTTATCCAGTGACCACAGGACCCTGCTGAGGTCGTCGAAGAGGTCTTGGCTCCAGGAGGTGTATCTGACCGATGAGGCCTCCTACCTGAACTGCTGGCAGGCCGCCTTCCTGGACCCCCAGTTCCGCCTGGAGTATGAAGGCTCCCCCGTGCCG GCAAATGCAAAAATTATCCTTAATCACTCCCAAACGAACCGGGGGCTGGCAGCCCACAGACACCTGTTCTTGAG CGGCCGTTTCGGAAAGGAAGTGGAAGTGGCCGCTCACACACACCTGGATTCGCACCGAGTTGAGAAGCCGAGGAACCACTGGATGCTGGTGACTGGGAACCCCCGGAGAGATTCGTCCACCATGCTGGACGTGCCCAAGCCGCCGGCGGAGGACGCCCGAGCCCCGGAGCAGGACGCCCGAGCCCCGGGACAGGGCGCGGACCCCGGGGGGCAGTGA